A stretch of Fusarium poae strain DAOMC 252244 chromosome 2, whole genome shotgun sequence DNA encodes these proteins:
- a CDS encoding hypothetical protein (BUSCO:7134at5125) produces MEEPTPLRWSSALPVVNPSTIATKNLRGDKILLPQSALEQLLAAARSRPSTTTTRSDPWSYTSTDVDSAQQLPNPLMFRLVNPKNKNAVFAGIREFSATEGTMGLSPWLTEALGIQEDEYTSSNEVIDLEQDQIELDGIQIKVEARQLPKGTYVRFRPLEAGYNPDDWKALLERQLRENFTTLSKGSMIAVKGAQGEEFKLLVDKVAPEGDGICVVDTDLEVDIEALDEEQARETLRRIISDQKGPTGSSTGGEIDVWKAVDGQVLEGGYVQYTLPSWNKSQPLAIELNTDEDDHALDLFVSPKSSRQRALPKEGVHVFGDFSPTVNGVKRIVISPTNVELEDAEQIAISVHAYKHPNAMDGPEKTLQYTLRAKVYLPDEQDRPNGASNGTNGQEHSPDEEQCGNCLQYIPKRTMMLHENFCRRNNIVCPGCKSVFKKGSPEWEAHWHCDKDDAFGNSTISKEKHDYVFHTERQCLNCEFTTNSLPDLARHCTSVCPGKIILCRFCHLEVPQEGDPFNPSPEVLMSGLTAHELADGTRTTECHLCDKIVRLKDMETHLKHHELDKVSRLKPPVCRNANCGRTMFGVGSRGQVRQSPSEDQASNDIGLCSICFGPLYVSMHDPEGKALKRRIERRYLGQLMTGCGKTHCANEWCKTGRVNAGLEPKPSSAREVLPLVKPLLGDVMDMSKALYFCTDEGSQRGRKLAEMMAGEGVWDVEWCIAAAEAEKGSLDRMRDWLQAWAPTR; encoded by the coding sequence ATGGAAGAGCCAACGCCCTTGCGCTGGTCGAGCGCATTACCGGTCGTGAATCCCTCTACAATAGCGACAAAGAATCTTCGAGGCGACAAGATCCTCCTTCCTCAATCTGCTCTCGAACAACTCCTCGCCGCCGCACGATCTCGACCTTCGACAACTACCACGCGATCAGACCCATGGTCCTACACATCAACCGACGTCGATAGCGCGCAACAATTACCGAATCCATTGATGTTCCGACTCGTGAACCCCAAGAACAAAAATGCTGTATTTGCGGGCATTAGAGAGTTTTCCGCGACCGAGGGAACTATGGGTTTGAGTCCATGGCTAACAGAGGCTTTGGGCATACAAGAAGATGAATATACGTCCTCAAATGAAGTTATAGACTTGGAGCAGGATCAGATCGAACTCGACGGCATTCAGATCAAGGTCGAGGCGCGACAATTACCCAAGGGCACATACGTGCGATTCAGACCCTTGGAAGCAGGCTATAATCCCGACGACTGGAAAGCACTACTTGAACGACAACTACGAGAAAACTTTACAACACTCAGCAAAGGGTCAATGATAGCAGTCAAGGGCGCTCAAGGGGAGGAGTTCAAGCTTCTCGTGGACAAGGTTGCGCCAGAGGGAGATGGTATTTGCGTGGTGGATACAGACCTTGAAGTCGATATCGAAGCTCTGGACGAGGAGCAGGCGCGAGAAACATTACGACGAATTATATCTGATCAAAAAGGGCCCACGGGTAGTTCGACGGGCGGCGAGATTGATGTTTGGAAGGCTGTTGATGGACAAGTTCTTGAGGGCGGATACGTCCAGTACACGCTTCCTTCATGGAACAAATCGCAACCTCTGGCCATCGAATTGAATACCGACGAAGACGACCATGCGCttgatttgtttgtttcCCCAAAGAGTTCTCGACAAAGGGCTTTGCCGAAGGAAGGTGTTCATGTCTTTGGTGACTTTTCACCTACAGTCAATGGTGTGAAAAGGATAGTGATAAGTCCTACCAATGTTGAACTCGAGGACGCGGAACAAATTGCGATATCGGTACATGCATATAAACATCCAAATGCCATGGATGGCCCTGAAAAGACGTTGCAGTATACGTTGCGCGCGAAAGTGTATCTACCGGACGAACAAGACCGGCCGAACGGAGCGTCCAACGGGACCAACGGCCAAGAGCACTCGCCCGATGAGGAACAGTGTGGCAATTGTTTACAATATATACCCAAGCGGACAATGATGCTGCATGAGAACTTTTGTCGGAGGAATAATATTGTATGCCCAGGCTGCAAAAGCGTCTTCAAGAAGGGTTCTCCAGAATGGGAGGCACATTGGCATTGTGACAAGGACGATGCATTTGGCAATTCGACAATAAGCAAGGAGAAGCACGACTACGTCTTTCACACAGAACGGCAATGCCTCAATTGCGAATTTACGACAAATTCGTTACCTGACTTGGCGAGACACTGCACAAGCGTCTGTCCTGGCAAAATAATCCTCTGTCGCTTCTGCCATCTCGAAGTCCCCCAAGAAGGAGACCCTTTCAACCCCAGTCCAGAAGTACTCATGTCTGGATTAACAGCACACGAACTAGCAGACGGCACGCGCACAACAGAATGTCACCTATGCGATAAAATTGTTCGTCTAAAAGACATGGAAACACATCTCAAACACCACGAACTCGACAAAGTATCCCGCCTCAAACCACCAGTTTGTCGCAACGCAAACTGCGGAAGAACAATGTTTGGCGTCGGCTCAAGAGGTCAAGTCCGCCAATCCCCATCCGAAGACCAAGCCTCCAACGACATCGGTCTTTGTTCTATTTGCTTTGGTCCATTGTACGTCAGCATGCACGATCCCGAAGGCAAAGCCCTCAAGCGCCGCATCGAAAGGCGCTATCTAGGTCAACTCATGACAGGTTGTGGAAAGACGCACTGCGCGAATGAGTGGTGTAAGACGGGACGCGTGAATGCAGGTCTTGAACCTAAGCCTTCGAGCGCGAGGGAGGTTTTGCCGTTGGTGAAGCCGTTGCTGGGTGATGTTATGGATATGAGCAAGGCTTTATACTTTTGCACGGATGAGGGGAGTCAGAGGGGGAGAAAGTTGGCAGAGATGATGGCTGGTGAAGGGGTTTGGGATGTTGAGTGGTGTATTGCTGCGGCGGAGGCTGAGAAGGGGAGTTTAGATAGGATGAGGGATTGGTTGCAGGCTTGGGCGCCGACGAGATAG
- a CDS encoding hypothetical protein (SECRETED:SignalP(1-21)~BUSCO:15558at5125), with translation MQHPNSVALLSAIYAFTLAAAGGVPRGVGPEFVSHYEGKDEFSCITNAAIKLSLDRINDNTCDCPDGSDEPGTAACANIDPLSPEQPLAGSSSGTTNTTNALPGFWCANKGHIGMYVPFLYVNDGVCDYELCCDGSEEYAGVGGIKCENKCAEIGKEYRRLEDEKRKAMQNAAKKRAAMVNEAKDLRQKVENKVADLNKEIATLEAKKEDLAQKHREAEQQDKGKVVRGGDENSGGKLGVLTGLAKTRINELRDALDNVVNQRDVLKERVGELEELLTKFKTEYNPNFNDEGVKAAIRSFEDYSARQAAAVDEVVPDEDILSVLKEDSETNGINWSEFEEGEGSDTDILYNFEAYLPTSVRSLIHGTLDSIRVWAITNGMLADNTTPGKESTLVRAAREALEAANRDLTDKQTSLSVEQTDLNTDYGPDDIFRALKGKCVSLEAGEYTYEQCWLDRTKQKSKKGHGQSNMGNFKRIDREMADEEERIDGKSLGKGERIVLRYEDGQQCWNGPQRRTDVWLGCAETEELWRVSESEKCVYRMEVGTPAACDFSKWDVGTQPKKPRFRDEL, from the exons ATGCAACATCCTAATTCTGTAGCGCTTCTTAGCGCTATATACGCTTTTACACTGGCAGCTGCTGGCGGCGTGCCTAGAGGTGTCGGTCCTGAAT TCGTTTCTCATTATGAAGGCAAAGACGAATTTTCTTGCATTACCAACGCTGCTATTAAGCTCAGTCTTGATCGAATCAACGATAACACGTGCGATTGCCCCGACGGCTCTGACGAACCCGGTACCGCTGCCTGTGCCAACATCGATCCTCTATCCCCCGAACAACCTCTCGCTGGATCATCCTCTGGCACTACCAACACGACCAATGCTCTTCCTGGATTCTGGTGTGCCAACAAGGGTCACATTGGCATGTATGTGCCTTTTCTCTACGTCAACGATGGCGTGTGCGATTACGAGCTCTGCTGCGATGGTTCAGAGGAGTACGCTGGTGTCGGTGGCATCAAGTGCGAGAACAAGTGTGCAGAGATTGGCAAGGAGTACAGAAGATTAGAAgacgagaagagaaaggctaTGCAGAATGCTGCCAAGAAGAGAGCTGCCATGGTCAACGAAGCAAAAGATCTTCGACAAAAGGTTGAGAACAAGGTTGCAGACCTAAACAAGGAGATTGCCACactcgaggccaagaaggaggatCTTGCGCAGAAGCACCGCGAAGCCGAACAACAAGATAAGGGCAAGGTTGTTCGCGGAGGTGACGAAAACAGCGGCGGAAAACTTGGTGTTCTTACTGGATTGGCCAAGACTCGCATCAATGAGCTTCGCGATGCTCTCGACAATGTCGTCAACCAGCGTGATGTTCTCAAGGAGCGAGTCGGTGAGCTAGAGGAGCTTCTTACAAAGTTCAAGACAGAGTACAACCCCAACTTCAACGATGAGGGTGTCAAGGCTGCTATTCGATCGTTTGAGGATTACTCTGCTCGTCAGGCGGCGGCTGTTGATGAGGTTGTTCCTGATGAGGATATCTTGAGTGTTCTCAAGGAGGATAGTGAGACTAATGGGATTAACTGGAGTGAGTTTGAGGAGGGTGAGGGAAGTGATACTGATATCC TTTACAACTTTGAGGCTTACCTTCCTACCTCTGTCCGCTCTTTGATCCACGGTACTCTTGACTCTATCCGCGTATGGGCCATCACCAACGGCATGCTCGCCGACAACACCACCCCAGGCAAAGAATCCACCCTCGTCCGCGCCGCCCGCGAAGCCCTCGAAGCCGCCAACCGCGACCTCACCGATAAACAAACCTCTCTTTCAGTTGAACAAACCGACCTCAACACAGACTACGGCCCAGACGACATCTTCCGCGCCCTCAAAGGCAAGTGTGTATCTCTCGAAGCAGGCGAATACACCTACGAACAATGCTGGCTAGACCGCACCAAGCAAAAGTCCAAAAAGGGACACGGACAAAGCAACATGGGTAATTTCAAGCGCATCGATCGCGAGATGGCTGACGAGGAAGAGCGAATTGATGGTAAGAGTCTTGGAAAGGGTGAGAGGATTGTGCTGCGGTATGAGGATGGTCAACAGTGCTGGAATGGACCACAGAGAAGAACTGATGTTTGGCTTGGTTGTGCTGAGACGGAAGAGCTTTGGAGGGTGAGTGAGAGTGAGAAGTGTGTTTATAGGATGGAGGTTGGTACGCCTGCTGCGTGTGACTTTTCCAAGTGGGATGTTGGGACGCAGCCTAAGAAGCCGAGATTTAGAGATGAGCTATAG
- a CDS encoding hypothetical protein (BUSCO:15816at5125): MGNSSTKESRPEGDASRRYSQPLDPSIRDHLRERQDNRSSRRISRAEINIFGLGPSSSRNREQPDAPFERRETKQEREARRLERERVARAKERERSIREEHVDGGYLVTLGTYTGTEDFSKPVVRQLQIERKLAPFWRGLNDWSSSWAEHQLIAAARGLPIPPADAPPDPELIPQPPPAAENPSASNNNLQNLTVPMGPRTLSAASDRSGSNVGSALPSPSTAGPSKTAFKPRAKALAAALSGSSRNASSTDLTPKEVSLPHDPFVNGQPLEVFLYKDADECPICFLTYPPYLNHTRCCDQPICSECFVQIKRTDPHLPEHHPNGEARDPNEGLNADDPPEMLISEPSACPYCQQPEFGVTYEPPPFRRGLVFSGHPSHNTAMSSQTSLSSTLQTPPIPGRRRAHSLSANAPNVITTDRVRPDWAAKLAAARNHQARRAAAATALHTAAFLMGGNEQRTILRAPRLGRRNTRNADTDGNNASSSGQAQTQDGAQDEGPEPGARGSSRTGTGRRNRMEELEDMMFMEAVRLSLASEEERKRKEDKAIRKETKRREKEERKAAKKGGNPYSGSASGASASSLSLSGLGRRRGNSTASNLRVEATMSRASQASSNPESPAEPKAKDDSTGKGKGVDRSTSDTQAGPASSSSSLPLPSGPSRGGSHLRQMSNASSVGSSVNDSPVDTYTGPDYLGTGIDGGPRSSGLSLAYSDDGERDGGSAGSEPMFNFSSLAQMVGADLDSGSMRRDEEGESPDGTGYARPLSQVKEDDKEDAEAEHVEGVSPARIEVVPSSGLATPAVMITPETPVPADEAEHEDKQLGHSQLPIRTHQPATEQRDV, from the exons ATGGGTAACTCGAGCACAAAAGAGTCTCGCCCCGAAGGCGACGCCTCTCGACGTTATTCACAGCCCCTCGATCCTTCTATTCGCGATCATCTCCGAGAACGACAAGATAACAGATCAAGTCGCCGTATCAGCAGAGCCGAGATAAACATCTTTGGCCTAGGCCCAAGTTCTTCCCGCAATCGCGAGCAGCCAGATGCCCCCTTTGAACGTCGCGAAACTAAGCAGGAGCGCGAGGCGAGGAGGTTAGAAAGGGAGCGTGTGGCTCGAGCAAAAGAACGAGAGAGGAGTATACGCGAAGAGCACGTTGATGGAGGTTATCTGGTAACGTTGGGTACCTATACTGGTACTGAGGACTTTAGTAAGCCTGTCGTGAGACAGCTACAG ATTGAAAGAAAGCTTGCGCCTTTCTGGCGAGGCTTGAACGATTGGTCTTCAAGTTGGGCTGAGCATCAACTTATCGCTGCTGCTCGTGGCCTTCCTATTCCTCCCGCCGATGCGCCGCCCGACCCAGAGCTTATCCCTCAACCACCCCCGGCAGCAGAGAACCCATCTGCGTCCAACAACAACCTACAGAATCTGACTGTTCCAATGGGGCCAAGAACGCTTTCTGCGGCATCAGATCGTAGCGGGTCAAACGTAGGATCAGCTCTTCCTTCACCATCTACTGCAGGACCGAGCAAGACAGCTTTCAAGCCTCGGGCCAAAGCTCTTGCTGCTGCCCTCAGTGGAAGTTCAAGAAATGCTTCGTCAACCGATCTGACTCCCAAAGAGGTTTCTCTACCCCACGATCCCTTTGTCAACGGTCAGCCTCTCGAGGTTTTCTTGTACAAGGATGCTGATGAGTGTCCTATCTGTTTCTTGACATACCCGCCTTACTTGAACCACACCAGATGTTGTGACCAACCTATCTGTAGCGAATGCTTTGTTCAGATCAAGCGCACGGATCCCCATCTCCCCGAGCATCATCCCAACGGCGAAGCTCGAGATCCTAACGAAGGACTTAATGCTGACGATCCTCCCGAGATGCTGATTTCAGAGCCATCCGCTTGTCCATACTGTCAACAACCTGAATTCGGCGTCACTTACGAACCTCCACCATTCCGACGAGGCCTTGTATTCTCGGGCCACCCTTCACACAACACAGCCATGTCCTCGCAGACCTCGTTAAGCAGCACTCTTCAGACTCCTCCTATACCCGGCCGTCGACGCGCACATAGTTTGTCTGCGAACGCGCCGAATGTAATAACGACTGACCGTGTGCGTCCCGATTGGGCAGCGAAGCTTGCAGCAGCACGGAATCATCAAGCACGCAGAGCGGCTGCTGCGACCGCTCTCCACACAGCTGCGTTTCTCATGGGAGGAAACGAGCAAAGAACCATACTCAGAGCACCCAGACTCGGTCGAAGAAATACACGAAACGCCGATACCGATGGTAACAACGCTAGTTCCAGTGGGCAGGCCCAAACTCAGGACGGCGCACAAGATGAGGGACCAGAACCCGGAGCTAGAGGCTCTTCACGGACTGGAACAGGACGAAGGAACCGTATGGAGGAGCTTGAGGATATGATGTTCATGGAAGCAGTCCGCCTGTCCCTTGCGTCTGAGGAGGAACGAAAGCGAAAGGAGGACAAAGCCATCCGAAAAGAGACCAAGAGACGAGAGAAAGAGGAGCGCAAAGCAGCCAAAAAGGGCGGTAATCCCTATAGCGGAAGCGCCAGCGGAGCCAGCGCTAGCAGTTTGTCTCTCAGTGGGCTGGGACGTCGACGCGGCAATAGTACTGCCAGCAACCTACGTGTGGAGGCGACCATGTCGAGAGCTTCGCAAGCGTCTAGTAACCCAGAATCGCCTGCAGAACCAAAGGCCAAAGATGATAGCACTGGAAAGGGCAAGGGTGTTGATCGAAGCACATCAGATACCCAAGCCGGACCAGCTTCATCGTCGAGTTCTCTGCCGCTACCGTCTGGTCCTTCACGAGGGGGCTCACATTTGAGACAAATGAGCAATGCTTCCTCAGTGGGATCTTCTGTCAACGATAGCCCCGTTGATACATACACTGGACCTGATTACCTTGGTACTGGCATTGATGGAGGTCCTCGGTCTAGTGGACTGAGCCTCGCCTACAGCGATGACGGAGAACGCGATGGTGGGAGTGCAGGTTCCGAGCCCATGTTCAACTTTAGCAGCTTGGCTCAAATGGTTGGTGCTGATCTCGACAGCGGTTCCATGCGCCGCGATGAAGAGGGAGAGTCACCCGACGGAACGGGATATGCCCGACCACTGTCACAGGTGAAAGAGGATGATAAAGAAGATGCAGAGGCGGAACATGTTGAGGGTGTGTCGCCTGCTCGGATTGAAGTTGTGCCCAGCAGCGGTCTAGCCACGCCCGCAGTCATGATCACACCAGAAACTCCAGTCCCAGCAGATGAAGCAGAACACGAGGATAAGCAACTCGGACACTCACAGCTGCCGATACGTACACACCAACCTGCCACAGAGCAGAGGGATGTTTAG
- a CDS encoding hypothetical protein (BUSCO:49402at5125) has translation MAATPTEEEARQALETLITTASTLLEQLQSILTSIQRNPTTPSPTTTTETTDIDALALARDCSSLIRAHGTKISLLIINEPFTPSALTTVVRELVKGPIPGLATAVQACETKLYTSVVRKELAYRAQKVLAELSNLLNRVPKDGKVLSGGGRDSGSGSLALTGMLWSACDEVVALANMGVGGFFVKKAEEWRDTLKDVMEELKEWGEEEDDEDEDEDEVDDLAEKMNHASLSNQEILDEMMNSSSAIPRSDPDKIRPRLDSTLKRLRMVVLLYQALSKRRFKKLPKDTTKGDMPAKLDSTASVLAGLPDKFGDLAEAFYELDGEEIDTLMEECFESAVGVSEVLKIGWEGESDEFSEWMEKFKVEVKKA, from the coding sequence ATGGCTGCCACTCcaacagaagaagaggctCGTCAAGCCCTCGAAACTCTCATCACAACCGCATCAACACTTCTAGAACAACTCCAATCAATCCTAACTTCCATCCAACGCAACCCAACAACCCCCTCCCCCACCACCACAACCGAAACAACCGACATCGACGCTCTCGCTCTAGCCCGCGACTGCTCCTCCCTCATCCGCGCCCACGGCACAAAAATCTCTCTCCTCATAATCAACGAACCCTTCACACCCAGCGCTCTCACCACCGTCGTCCGCGAACTCGTCAAGGGTCCCATCCCCGGTTTAGCTACAGCCGTGCAAGCCTGCGAGACAAAACTATATACCTCTGTTGTGCGAAAAGAACTTGCGTACCGCGCTCAAAAGGTTCTAGCAGAGTTATCGAACCTTTTGAATCGTGTACCGAAAGATGGAAAGGTTCTTTCTGGTGGAGGGAGGGATAGCGGTTCGGGAAGTCTTGCGCTGACGGGTATGTTGTGGTCTGCGTGTGATGAAGTCGTTGCGCTGGCAAACATGGGCGTGGGAGGTTTCTTTGTAAAGAAAGCTGAAGAGTGGAGAGATACGCTCAAGGATGTTATGGAGGAATTAAAAGAAtggggagaagaagaagacgatgaagatgaagatgaagatgaagtggATGACCTGGCAGAAAAGATGAACCACGCTTCACTTTCCAATCAAGAAATCCTCGACGAAATGATGAACTCTTCATCCGCAATCCCTCGCTCCGACCCCGATAAAATCCGTCCTCGTCTCGACTCAACACTCAAGCGTCTACGCATGGTAGTTCTTTTGTACCAAGCCCTTTCGAAGCGTCGTTTCAAGAAACTTCCCAAGGATACTACAAAGGGGGATATGCCAGCCAAGCTGGACAGTACTGCGAGTGTGCTAGCTGGATTGCCAGACAAGTTTGGTGATTTGGCAGAAGCGTTTTATGAGTTGGATGGGGAGGAGATTGATACGCTTATGGAGGAATGTTTTGAGAGTGCTGTTGGTGTGAGTGAGGTTCTCAAGATTGGTTGGGAAGGGGAGAGTGATGAGTTTAGTGAGTGGATGGAAAAGTTCAAGGTTGAAGTCAAGAAGGCATAA